From a region of the Dehalococcoidia bacterium genome:
- a CDS encoding HEPN domain-containing protein, giving the protein MRPETQRLWEQAQEDVVTARRLLEVERYYASVFFAQQAAEKAPQACYQARFQRAIFTHDVVELAEALSAPAEVLDAARELTSDYVTTRYPNAANAVPARLYTEASARMHLEMAERVLAWARPHLT; this is encoded by the coding sequence ATGCGGCCCGAAACCCAACGCTTATGGGAGCAGGCCCAGGAGGATGTGGTAACCGCCCGTCGGTTACTGGAGGTGGAGCGCTATTACGCTTCGGTCTTTTTCGCCCAGCAGGCCGCCGAGAAAGCCCCGCAAGCCTGCTACCAAGCCCGCTTCCAGCGGGCCATCTTCACCCACGATGTGGTGGAACTGGCCGAGGCCCTTTCTGCACCAGCGGAGGTTTTGGACGCGGCACGGGAGCTGACCTCGGACTATGTAACAACCCGCTACCCCAACGCAGCCAACGCCGTGCCTGCCCGACTCTATACCGAGGCATCGGCACGGATGCACCTGGAGATGGCCGAGAGGGTGTTGGCATGGGCACGGCCCCACCTGACATAA
- a CDS encoding nucleotidyltransferase domain-containing protein, with protein MGTAPPDIKGLQEALAATCRQAGVHPLKVILFGSRARGDAWEHSDWDVLVVAPEFRDIPFPNRDVLLRRYVRWRRVDLFCYTPEEFDTLSQQIGLVQTAVTEGMDITPTS; from the coding sequence ATGGGCACGGCCCCACCTGACATAAAGGGTTTGCAAGAGGCTTTGGCCGCCACGTGTCGGCAGGCGGGGGTGCATCCCCTGAAGGTCATCCTTTTCGGCTCCCGTGCGCGTGGAGATGCCTGGGAGCATAGCGATTGGGATGTGCTGGTGGTGGCTCCCGAGTTCCGGGACATCCCCTTCCCCAATAGGGATGTCCTCCTGCGCCGATACGTGCGCTGGCGTCGGGTAGACCTTTTTTGCTACACCCCCGAGGAGTTTGACACCCTCTCCCAGCAGATAGGGTTGGTGCAGACCGCCGTCACCGAGGGTATGGACATCACGCCAACAAGCTAG